The following coding sequences are from one Ruminococcus flavefaciens AE3010 window:
- a CDS encoding polysaccharide deacetylase family protein, translated as MKINASAALLTAAVMPCTAVYAADSTKIGYGQGTAVDENNRPVDAVQFNSRFGDLDAFALSEDDKRIIITFDQGYENGYTAKILDTLKEKDVQAIFFLTGPYAKTEQALVKRMIDEGHILGNHGMTHASLPTLCDEDAKKEIMSLHDYVTDNYGYEMQYFRCPCGEYSERALETVQSCGYKTLFWSSAYVDWNTDCQPSPAEGLKKLTDTAHGGEILLLHSVSATNAEILGDLIDAFRAKGFKV; from the coding sequence ATGAAAATAAACGCTTCCGCTGCGCTGCTGACTGCGGCTGTCATGCCTTGTACGGCAGTATATGCTGCCGACAGCACAAAGATAGGCTACGGTCAGGGCACGGCTGTCGATGAGAACAACCGTCCCGTAGACGCAGTGCAGTTCAACAGCCGATTCGGCGACCTTGATGCCTTCGCCCTGTCGGAGGACGACAAAAGAATAATCATCACCTTTGATCAGGGCTATGAAAACGGCTATACCGCCAAGATACTGGATACACTGAAAGAAAAGGACGTTCAGGCGATATTCTTTCTGACAGGTCCTTATGCCAAAACAGAGCAGGCACTTGTAAAGCGTATGATAGACGAGGGACATATCCTCGGAAATCACGGTATGACACACGCAAGTCTGCCGACGCTCTGCGATGAGGACGCAAAGAAAGAGATAATGTCGCTCCACGACTATGTCACAGACAACTACGGCTATGAGATGCAGTACTTCCGCTGTCCATGCGGAGAGTACTCCGAAAGAGCACTTGAGACCGTACAGAGCTGCGGCTACAAGACCTTGTTCTGGAGCAGCGCCTATGTGGACTGGAATACCGACTGCCAGCCGTCACCTGCAGAGGGACTTAAAAAGCTTACCGACACAGCACACGGCGGAGAGATACTTCTTCTCCACTCTGTCTCTGCAACAAATGCAGAGATACTGGGCGACCTGATAGACGCTTTCCGTGCAAAGGGCTTTAAGGTATAA